The following coding sequences lie in one Spodoptera frugiperda isolate SF20-4 chromosome 24, AGI-APGP_CSIRO_Sfru_2.0, whole genome shotgun sequence genomic window:
- the LOC118278459 gene encoding cell surface glycoprotein 1-like isoform X1 produces the protein MFLSKASVVLLVAFLGTSLLGDGSVSASPTPQEAAPTPQDPLNTGTVNGNPNPAPPNAESEQPQQPPVATPQQQPVTTPQQQPVATPQQQPVATPQQQPVATPQQQPVATPQEQAVTTPQQQPVATPQQQLVATPQQQPVATPQQQPVATPQEQAVTTPQEQAVTTPQQQPVATPQQQPVATPQQQPVATPQQQPVATPQEQAVTTPQEQAVTTPQQPPVLNTNQSPVFNGTQSPVSYGQQSPVYNGQQSPVFIGQQSPVTNGQQSEVSNGQPSPMQQPVANSQQQPVIFLLQQPVATPQQQPVANQQQPSVIYVQQPSASNTNQSLVLSTNQSPVLNTQLAPVLNTQQSPVPNGQQPAVFSGQQSPVSYGDQSPVFNGQQSPVFIGQQSPMQQPVTNPQQQPVATPQQQTVATPQQQPVANQQQPSVIYVQQPPASNTNQSLVLSTNQSPVLNTQLAPVSNTQQSPVLNGQQPAVFNGTQSPVSYGNESPVYNGQQSPVFILQQSPMQQPVTNPQQQTEATPQQQPVATPQQQPVATPQQQTVATPQQQPVTFSQQQPVATPRQQPVATPQQQPVTFSQQQPVATPQQQPVATPQQQPVATPQQQPVATPQEQAVITPRQQPVTFSQQQPVATPQQQPVATPPQQTVATPPQQPVVNPQEQAVATPQQPPVLNTNQSPVFNGTQSPVSYGQQSPVYNGQQSPVFIGQQSPVANGQQPPVANGQQSAVFSGQQSPVSHGNQSPVFNGQQSPVYIGQQSPMQQPVTNPQQQPVATPQQQPVATPQQQTVANPQQQPVATPQQQPVATPQQQTVATPQQQPVTTPQQQPVATPQQQSVATPQQQPVATPQQQLVATPQQQPVATPQQQTVATPQQQPVTAPQQQPVATPQQQPVATPQQQSVATPQQQPVTAPQQQPVATPQQQPATYPQQQQFYPQQQQQFYPQQQPAAYPQQQQFYPQQQPVVYPQQQPVVYPQQPVVYQQQPVVYPQPPQVVYVQPAYQSTTTPKPPFLMVWDGIRDWKQNAFQAVVGQNPLLG, from the exons ATGTTCCTGAGCAAAGCGTCCGTCGTTTTGCTCGTCGCTTTCTTGGGGACCTCtt TGTTGGGAGACGGATCTGTTTCAGCGAGTCCAACTCCACAAGAAGCAGCCCCGACACCACAGGACCCGCTGAATACTGGAACTGTTAATGGAAACCCGAATCCAGCGCCTCCAAACG CAGAGTCCGAACAACCACAGCAACCACcagtggctacccctcagcaacaacccgtgactacccctcagcaacaacccgtggctacccctcagcaacaacccgtggctacccctcagcaacaacccgtggctacccctcagcaacaacccgtggctacccctcaggaACAAGCCGTgactacccctcagcaacaacccgtggctacccctcagcaacaactcgtggctacccctcagcaacaacccgtggctacccctcagcaacaacccgtggctacccctcaggaACAAGCCGTGACTACCCCTCAGGAACAAGCCGTgactacccctcagcaacaacccgtggctacccctcagcaacaacccgtggctacccctcagcaacaacccgtggctacccctcagcaacaacccgtggctacccctcaggaACAAGCCGTGACTACCCCTCAGGAACAAGCCGTGACTACCCCTCAGCAACCACCAGTGTTGAACACAAACCAATCACCAGTGTTTAACGGAACACAATCACCAGTGTCCTACGGACAGCAATCACCAGTGTATAATGGACAGCAATCACCAGTTTTTATCGGACAGCAATCACCAGTGACCAACGGGCAGCAATCAGAAGTGTCTAATGGGCAGCCATCACCAatgcaacaacccgtggctaactctcagcaacaacccgtgatttttttactgcaacaacccgtggctacccctcagcaacaacccgtggctaaccAACAGCAACCGTCAGTAATTTACGTACAGCAACCATCAGCGTCGAACACAAACCAATCACTTGTGTTGAGCACAAACCAATCACCAGTATTAAACACACAACTAGCACCAGTTTTAAACACGCAACAATCACCAGTGCCTAACGGGCAGCAACCAGCAGTGTTTAGTGGGCAGCAATCACCAGTGTCCTACGGAGATCAATCACCAGTGTTTAACGGGCAGCAATCACCAGTGTTTATTGGGCAGCAATCACCAATGCAACAACCCGTTACCaaccctcagcaacaacccgtggctacccctcagcaacaaaccgtggctacccctcagcaacaacccgtggctaaccAACAGCAACCGTCAGTAATTTACGTACAGCAACCACCAGCGTCGAACACAAACCAATCACTTGTGTTGAGCACAAACCAATCACCAGTTTTAAACACACAACTAGCACCAGTTTCAAACACACAGCAATCGCCAGTGCTTAACGGGCAGCAACCAGCAGTGTTTAACGGAACGCAATCACCAGTGTCCTACGGTAATGAATCACCAGTGTATAATGGACAGCAATCACCAGTGTTTATTCTACAGCAATCACCAATGCAACAACCCGTGACCAACCCTCAGCAACAAACCgaggctacccctcagcaacaacccgtggctacccctcagcaacaacccgtggctacccctcagcaacaaaccgtagctacccctcagcaacaacctgTGACTTTTTcacagcaacaacccgtggctacccctcggCAACAACCCGtagctacccctcagcaacaacctgTGACTTTTTcacagcaacaacccgtggctacccctcagcaacaacccgtggctacccctcagcaacaacccgtggctacccctcagcaacaacccgtagCTACCCCTCAGGAACAAGCCGTGATTACCCCTCGGCAACAACCCGTGACTTTTTCACAGCAACAACcggtggctacccctcagcaacaacccgtggctacccctccgCAACAAACCGTGGCTACCCCTCCGCAACAACCCGTGGTTAACCCTCAGGAACAagccgtggctacccctcagcaaccaCCAGTGTTGAATACAAACCAATCACCAGTGTTTAACGGAACACAATCACCAGTTTCCTACGGACAGCAATCACCAGTGTATAATGGACAGCAATCACCAGTTTTTATCGGACAGCAATCACCAGTGGCCAACGGGCAGCAACCACCAGTGGCCAACGGGCAGCAATCAGCAGTGTTTAGTGGGCAGCAATCACCAGTGTCCCACGGAAATCAATCACCGGTGTTTAACGGACAACAATCACCAGTGTATATTGGGCAGCAATCACCAATGCAACAACCCGTGACCaaccctcagcaacaacccgtggctacccctcagcaacaacccgtcgctacccctcagcaacaaaccGTGGCtaaccctcagcaacaacccgtggctacccctcagcaacaacccgtggctacccctcagcaacaaaccGTGGccacccctcagcaacaacccgtgactacccctcagcaacaacccgtggctacccctcagcaacaatccgtggctacccctcagcaacaacccgtggctacccctcagcaacaactcgtggctacccctcagcaacaacccgtggctacccctcagcaacaaaccgtggctacccctcagcaacaacccgtgactgcccctcagcaacaacccgtggctacccctcagcaacaacccgtggctacccctcagcaacaatccgtggctacccctcagcaacaacccgtgactgcccctcagcaacaacccgtggctacccctcagcaacaaccagCGACTTACCCACAGCAACAACAGTTTTAcccacaacaacaacaacaattttaCCCACAGCAACAGCCAGCTGCTTACCCACAGCAACAACAATTTTACCCACAGCAACAACCAGTAGTTTACCCACAGCAACAACCAGTAGTTTACCCACAGCAACCAGTAGTTTACCAACAGCAACCAGTAGTTTACCCACAGCCACCACAAGTGGTTTACGTCCAGCCAGCCTACCAGAGTACCACGACGCCCAAACCTCCTTTTCTAATGGTGTGGGATGGGATCCGCGATTGGAAACAAAATGCCTTCCAAGCGGTTGTGGGGCAAAACCCTCTATTaggttaa
- the LOC126912302 gene encoding uncharacterized protein LOC126912302, translating to MILTRKVHARQEESKLNLALSELKASRELCEQLMRERDDNEREFLDVLNSNKKLKCEMAQLHTQHTEAIEARDRLQFVVDGFSQCSSEYEQTLHDKAHLEQQLHEANNQISHLETINHNITASLNNSLFSELVSARASQSQHIDLNPLTIDLTCESDSCHSSRTLCYSNKKLKKYIKINKFITKTNRLVKRQKFFIKNVKLNKERFRLLNQLNIYSNKLNQRNRKYETDTQNLQLEIDHLTAKLHTMTNKYSASEKQMREYMLAMDELVRSQSQENPCEKCDSSNVLPACTVPTCDTTLPHGASLLLPSQCNNNSSCNNNNVVIFSDEIGKNLGSLLTSKYPGQSIINHCMPGCTFGNILERIINYNFNHDATLIIICANRAIACHRKKITIDIN from the exons ATGATTCTCACACGTAAAGTCCATGCTCGCCAGGAGGAGTCAAAGCTTAACTTGGCTTTGAGCGAACTAAAGGCCTCAAGGGAGTTGTGTGAACAATTAATGAGGGAAAGAGATGACAATGAGAGGGAATTCTTAGACGTGTTAAACAGTAATAAGAAGCTTAAATGTGAAATGGCTCAGTTACATACTCAACACACTGAAGCCATTGAGGCCCGGGATAGACTCCAATTCGTTGTGGACGGATTCAGTCAATGCAGCAGTGAGTACGAACAAACATTACATGATAAAGCTCATTTGGAACAGCAGCTGCATGAGGCCAATAATCAAATTAGCCACCTTGAAACGATTAATCATAACATCACGGCCAGTCTGAATAACAGTCTCTTCAGCGAATTGGTGTCAGCCCGTGCTTCTCAATCACAACATATAGACTTGAATCCATTGACTATAGACTTAACTTGTGAAAGTGATTCATGTCATTCCTCAAGAACTCTTTGTTAcagtaataaaaaactaaagaagtatattaaaataaacaaattcataaCAAAGACTAACAGATTGGTGAAAAGACaaaagtttttcataaaaaatgtaaaattaaacaaagaacgGTTCCGGCTTTTAaatcaactaaatatttattctaacaaattaaatcaaaggaATAGGAAATATGAAACTGACACACAGAACTTACAACTAGAAATAGATCATTTAACAGCAAAGTTGCACACAATGACCAATAAATATAGTGCATCAGAAAAACAAATGAGGGAATACATGTTGGCTATGGATGAGTTAGTGCGGTCACAGTCACAGGAAAACCCATGTGAAAAATGTGATTCTAGTAATGTGCTGCCTGCTTGTACTGTGCCAACGTGTGATACCACCTTGCCTCATGGTGCCAGTTTATTACTTCCTAGCCAATGTAATAATAACTCTAgctgtaataacaataatgttgTGATCTTCAGTGATGAGATTGGTAAAAACTTAGGTTCCTTATTGACAAGTAAATACCCTGgacaatcaataataaatcactgtatgcccggctgtacttttggtaatattttggagagaattattaattataattttaatcatgatGCTACCCtcataattatttgtgcaaatagag CAATAGCTTGCCACAGGAAGAAAATAAccatagatataaattaa
- the LOC118278459 gene encoding cell surface glycoprotein 1-like isoform X2, whose product MFLSKASVVLLVAFLGTSLLGDGSVSASPTPQEAAPTPQDPLNTGTVNGNPNPAPPNESEQPQQPPVATPQQQPVTTPQQQPVATPQQQPVATPQQQPVATPQQQPVATPQEQAVTTPQQQPVATPQQQLVATPQQQPVATPQQQPVATPQEQAVTTPQEQAVTTPQQQPVATPQQQPVATPQQQPVATPQQQPVATPQEQAVTTPQEQAVTTPQQPPVLNTNQSPVFNGTQSPVSYGQQSPVYNGQQSPVFIGQQSPVTNGQQSEVSNGQPSPMQQPVANSQQQPVIFLLQQPVATPQQQPVANQQQPSVIYVQQPSASNTNQSLVLSTNQSPVLNTQLAPVLNTQQSPVPNGQQPAVFSGQQSPVSYGDQSPVFNGQQSPVFIGQQSPMQQPVTNPQQQPVATPQQQTVATPQQQPVANQQQPSVIYVQQPPASNTNQSLVLSTNQSPVLNTQLAPVSNTQQSPVLNGQQPAVFNGTQSPVSYGNESPVYNGQQSPVFILQQSPMQQPVTNPQQQTEATPQQQPVATPQQQPVATPQQQTVATPQQQPVTFSQQQPVATPRQQPVATPQQQPVTFSQQQPVATPQQQPVATPQQQPVATPQQQPVATPQEQAVITPRQQPVTFSQQQPVATPQQQPVATPPQQTVATPPQQPVVNPQEQAVATPQQPPVLNTNQSPVFNGTQSPVSYGQQSPVYNGQQSPVFIGQQSPVANGQQPPVANGQQSAVFSGQQSPVSHGNQSPVFNGQQSPVYIGQQSPMQQPVTNPQQQPVATPQQQPVATPQQQTVANPQQQPVATPQQQPVATPQQQTVATPQQQPVTTPQQQPVATPQQQSVATPQQQPVATPQQQLVATPQQQPVATPQQQTVATPQQQPVTAPQQQPVATPQQQPVATPQQQSVATPQQQPVTAPQQQPVATPQQQPATYPQQQQFYPQQQQQFYPQQQPAAYPQQQQFYPQQQPVVYPQQQPVVYPQQPVVYQQQPVVYPQPPQVVYVQPAYQSTTTPKPPFLMVWDGIRDWKQNAFQAVVGQNPLLG is encoded by the exons ATGTTCCTGAGCAAAGCGTCCGTCGTTTTGCTCGTCGCTTTCTTGGGGACCTCtt TGTTGGGAGACGGATCTGTTTCAGCGAGTCCAACTCCACAAGAAGCAGCCCCGACACCACAGGACCCGCTGAATACTGGAACTGTTAATGGAAACCCGAATCCAGCGCCTCCAAACG AGTCCGAACAACCACAGCAACCACcagtggctacccctcagcaacaacccgtgactacccctcagcaacaacccgtggctacccctcagcaacaacccgtggctacccctcagcaacaacccgtggctacccctcagcaacaacccgtggctacccctcaggaACAAGCCGTgactacccctcagcaacaacccgtggctacccctcagcaacaactcgtggctacccctcagcaacaacccgtggctacccctcagcaacaacccgtggctacccctcaggaACAAGCCGTGACTACCCCTCAGGAACAAGCCGTgactacccctcagcaacaacccgtggctacccctcagcaacaacccgtggctacccctcagcaacaacccgtggctacccctcagcaacaacccgtggctacccctcaggaACAAGCCGTGACTACCCCTCAGGAACAAGCCGTGACTACCCCTCAGCAACCACCAGTGTTGAACACAAACCAATCACCAGTGTTTAACGGAACACAATCACCAGTGTCCTACGGACAGCAATCACCAGTGTATAATGGACAGCAATCACCAGTTTTTATCGGACAGCAATCACCAGTGACCAACGGGCAGCAATCAGAAGTGTCTAATGGGCAGCCATCACCAatgcaacaacccgtggctaactctcagcaacaacccgtgatttttttactgcaacaacccgtggctacccctcagcaacaacccgtggctaaccAACAGCAACCGTCAGTAATTTACGTACAGCAACCATCAGCGTCGAACACAAACCAATCACTTGTGTTGAGCACAAACCAATCACCAGTATTAAACACACAACTAGCACCAGTTTTAAACACGCAACAATCACCAGTGCCTAACGGGCAGCAACCAGCAGTGTTTAGTGGGCAGCAATCACCAGTGTCCTACGGAGATCAATCACCAGTGTTTAACGGGCAGCAATCACCAGTGTTTATTGGGCAGCAATCACCAATGCAACAACCCGTTACCaaccctcagcaacaacccgtggctacccctcagcaacaaaccgtggctacccctcagcaacaacccgtggctaaccAACAGCAACCGTCAGTAATTTACGTACAGCAACCACCAGCGTCGAACACAAACCAATCACTTGTGTTGAGCACAAACCAATCACCAGTTTTAAACACACAACTAGCACCAGTTTCAAACACACAGCAATCGCCAGTGCTTAACGGGCAGCAACCAGCAGTGTTTAACGGAACGCAATCACCAGTGTCCTACGGTAATGAATCACCAGTGTATAATGGACAGCAATCACCAGTGTTTATTCTACAGCAATCACCAATGCAACAACCCGTGACCAACCCTCAGCAACAAACCgaggctacccctcagcaacaacccgtggctacccctcagcaacaacccgtggctacccctcagcaacaaaccgtagctacccctcagcaacaacctgTGACTTTTTcacagcaacaacccgtggctacccctcggCAACAACCCGtagctacccctcagcaacaacctgTGACTTTTTcacagcaacaacccgtggctacccctcagcaacaacccgtggctacccctcagcaacaacccgtggctacccctcagcaacaacccgtagCTACCCCTCAGGAACAAGCCGTGATTACCCCTCGGCAACAACCCGTGACTTTTTCACAGCAACAACcggtggctacccctcagcaacaacccgtggctacccctccgCAACAAACCGTGGCTACCCCTCCGCAACAACCCGTGGTTAACCCTCAGGAACAagccgtggctacccctcagcaaccaCCAGTGTTGAATACAAACCAATCACCAGTGTTTAACGGAACACAATCACCAGTTTCCTACGGACAGCAATCACCAGTGTATAATGGACAGCAATCACCAGTTTTTATCGGACAGCAATCACCAGTGGCCAACGGGCAGCAACCACCAGTGGCCAACGGGCAGCAATCAGCAGTGTTTAGTGGGCAGCAATCACCAGTGTCCCACGGAAATCAATCACCGGTGTTTAACGGACAACAATCACCAGTGTATATTGGGCAGCAATCACCAATGCAACAACCCGTGACCaaccctcagcaacaacccgtggctacccctcagcaacaacccgtcgctacccctcagcaacaaaccGTGGCtaaccctcagcaacaacccgtggctacccctcagcaacaacccgtggctacccctcagcaacaaaccGTGGccacccctcagcaacaacccgtgactacccctcagcaacaacccgtggctacccctcagcaacaatccgtggctacccctcagcaacaacccgtggctacccctcagcaacaactcgtggctacccctcagcaacaacccgtggctacccctcagcaacaaaccgtggctacccctcagcaacaacccgtgactgcccctcagcaacaacccgtggctacccctcagcaacaacccgtggctacccctcagcaacaatccgtggctacccctcagcaacaacccgtgactgcccctcagcaacaacccgtggctacccctcagcaacaaccagCGACTTACCCACAGCAACAACAGTTTTAcccacaacaacaacaacaattttaCCCACAGCAACAGCCAGCTGCTTACCCACAGCAACAACAATTTTACCCACAGCAACAACCAGTAGTTTACCCACAGCAACAACCAGTAGTTTACCCACAGCAACCAGTAGTTTACCAACAGCAACCAGTAGTTTACCCACAGCCACCACAAGTGGTTTACGTCCAGCCAGCCTACCAGAGTACCACGACGCCCAAACCTCCTTTTCTAATGGTGTGGGATGGGATCCGCGATTGGAAACAAAATGCCTTCCAAGCGGTTGTGGGGCAAAACCCTCTATTaggttaa